In a single window of the Streptomyces cinnabarinus genome:
- a CDS encoding S8 family peptidase, with protein sequence MAVMRSTRRRLTAISVAASAVLTAGLVSALPAGAAPTAAEGQVQYAGAANAVADSYIVTLKSDAARAGSAEGRALAEKYGADIERTYRKALNGYAVEATAAEAKRFAADPAVASVVQNRTFSIAATQPNPPSWGLDRVDQRNLPLNSSYTYPDSAGQGVTAYVIDTGVRITHGDFGGRASYGYDAVDNDNTAQDGHGHGTHVAGTVAGTSYGVAKKARVVGVRVLNNSGSGTTAQVVAGIDWVARNAVKPAVANMSLGGGADTAIDTAVRNAIASGVTFAVAAGNESTNASTRSPARVTEAITVGATTSTDAKASYSNYGTVLDLFAPGSSITSAWNTSDSATNTISGTSMATPHVAGAAALHLAANPTATPAQVSTALTTAATPNVVTSPGTGSPNRLLYVGGGTTTPPGPRFENTGDYAINDNATVESPVTVSGVSGNAPSALAVEVHIVHTYIGDLQVQLIAPDGTAYTLKGYGTGGSSDNINTTYSVNASSEAANGTWKLRVSDNANLDTGRIDAWALQF encoded by the coding sequence ATGGCAGTGATGCGTTCCACTCGGCGAAGACTGACCGCGATCAGCGTGGCGGCCTCAGCGGTACTCACCGCGGGCCTCGTCTCCGCCCTCCCCGCCGGCGCCGCTCCGACCGCCGCCGAGGGGCAGGTCCAGTACGCGGGCGCGGCCAACGCCGTGGCCGACAGCTACATCGTGACCCTCAAGTCGGATGCGGCCCGCGCCGGTTCCGCCGAGGGCCGGGCGCTCGCCGAGAAGTACGGCGCCGACATCGAGCGCACGTACCGGAAGGCGCTCAACGGCTACGCGGTCGAGGCCACCGCGGCCGAGGCGAAGAGGTTCGCCGCCGACCCGGCCGTCGCCTCCGTCGTGCAGAACCGCACCTTCAGCATCGCCGCGACCCAGCCCAACCCGCCCTCCTGGGGCCTGGACCGGGTCGACCAGCGCAACCTCCCGCTGAACAGCTCGTACACCTACCCGGACTCGGCCGGGCAGGGCGTGACCGCGTACGTCATCGACACCGGCGTGCGCATCACCCACGGCGACTTCGGCGGCCGTGCCTCCTACGGCTACGACGCCGTCGACAACGACAACACCGCCCAGGACGGCCACGGCCACGGCACCCATGTCGCGGGCACCGTCGCCGGCACCTCCTACGGTGTCGCCAAGAAGGCGCGGGTCGTCGGCGTCCGGGTGCTGAACAACTCCGGTTCCGGTACGACCGCGCAGGTCGTCGCCGGTATCGACTGGGTGGCCCGGAACGCGGTCAAGCCGGCCGTCGCCAACATGTCCCTCGGCGGCGGGGCGGACACCGCGATCGACACCGCGGTCCGCAACGCCATCGCCTCCGGTGTCACCTTCGCCGTGGCGGCGGGCAACGAGTCCACCAACGCCTCCACCAGGTCCCCGGCACGCGTGACGGAGGCCATCACGGTCGGCGCGACCACCTCGACGGACGCCAAGGCCAGCTACTCCAACTACGGCACGGTCCTGGACCTGTTCGCCCCGGGCTCGTCCATCACCTCGGCGTGGAACACCAGCGACTCCGCCACCAACACCATCTCCGGTACGTCGATGGCGACCCCGCACGTGGCCGGCGCGGCCGCGCTCCACCTGGCCGCCAACCCGACGGCCACCCCCGCGCAGGTCTCCACGGCCCTGACGACCGCGGCCACCCCGAACGTCGTCACGAGCCCCGGCACCGGCTCGCCCAACCGGCTGCTCTACGTCGGCGGCGGCACCACCACCCCGCCCGGACCGCGCTTCGAGAACACCGGCGACTACGCGATCAACGACAACGCCACCGTGGAGTCCCCGGTGACCGTCTCCGGCGTGTCCGGCAACGCGCCCTCGGCCCTCGCCGTCGAGGTGCACATCGTCCACACCTACATCGGTGACCTCCAGGTCCAGCTGATCGCCCCCGACGGGACGGCGTACACGCTCAAGGGCTATGGCACCGGCGGCAGTTCGGACAACATCAACACCACGTACTCGGTGAACGCCTCCTCCGAGGCGGCCAACGGCACGTGGAAGCTCAGGGTCAGCGACAACGCGAACCTGGACACCGGGCGGATCGACGCCTGGGCGCTCCAGTTCTGA